The following are encoded together in the Lathyrus oleraceus cultivar Zhongwan6 chromosome 3, CAAS_Psat_ZW6_1.0, whole genome shotgun sequence genome:
- the LOC127129229 gene encoding protein MAIN-LIKE 2-like — protein MSLLTMGQEHRGTRANIASFDPKKFRQRSHPMPYPDPWCVPYIERAGFGHVMHVVNATIDVKFILALCERWRPETHTFHLPTGECTVTLEDVYMILGLRIDGKPVTGNVQQPNEICVQMLGVDLVEGEGSAKARGQGIKLSSLQLYHDSITLTEESSEQEKVIKLGFTLCYCLGTCYFPKAREIA, from the exons atgtctcttcttaccatgggccaagaacacagaggcactagggcaaacattgcctcattc gatcccaagaaatttcgtcaacgttcacaccctatgccttatccagacccatggtgcgtaccttacatagagcgtgcgggtttcggtcatgttatgcatgtcgtaaatgccacaattgatgtcaaatttattcttgctctgtgtgaacgttggagaccagagacacacacttttcacctaccaactggtgaatgtaccgtcacactagAGGACGTATACATGATTTTgggtcttagaatagatggtaagcctgtgactggaaatgttcaacagcccaacgaaatatgtgttcaaatgttgggggtagatctggtcgagggtgagggatctgcaaaagcaaggggtcagggtattaaacTATCGAGCCTTCAATTATACCAtgactccataactttgactgaggaatcgtccgaacaagaaaaagtcataaaactcggttttacattatgttattgtttgggaacttgctatttcccgaaggcacgggaaatagcataa